A portion of the Cryptomeria japonica chromosome 5, Sugi_1.0, whole genome shotgun sequence genome contains these proteins:
- the LOC131039664 gene encoding 36.4 kDa proline-rich protein-like: protein MKKAAAILLIVMIQVATTMPLIMAWTPPPPPTSAAKCPLDALKLGACVDVLSGLVHVGVGDPVVNQCCPVIEGVLALEAALCLCTTIRAKLLNLNILLPIALELIVACGGTVPPGFKCPAQ from the coding sequence ATGAAAAAGGCTGCAGCAATACTGTTAATTGTTATGATTCAGGTGGCGACCACCATGCCACTAATAATGGCGTggactcctcctcctcctcctacttcTGCAGCGAAATGCCCACTTGACGCTTTGAAGCTGGGAGCATGTGTTGATGTGCTTAGTGGCCTTGTGCATGTGGGCGTTGGAGATCCCGTAGTAAACCAATGCTGCCCAGTTATTGAAGGAGTTTTGGCATTAGAGGCAGCACTGTGTTTATGCACAACCATTAGGGCCAAGCTTCTCAACCTTAATATCCTTCTTCCAATAGCACTAGAGCTTATTGTAGCCTGTGGAGGGACCGTTCCCCCAGGCTTCAAATGCCCTGCTCAGTAG